The Bacillus sp. NEB1478 genome contains the following window.
CTTCTCTTCTTCAAAATGTTCAATTGTAGTTTCACACGTTTGGCAAATGATAACTCCCATCTGATCCATCTCCTTTCACATTTTGAAAGCGCTTACCGTTTATACATGTATAATATTATGTCACAATTGATTTGTCAACGGTTTTT
Protein-coding sequences here:
- a CDS encoding GapA-binding peptide SR1P — encoded protein: MGVIICQTCETTIEHFEEEKVTTLYSKKCPHCQEQAKLEK